The Sphingomicrobium aestuariivivum DNA window ACATCCAGCTGCGTCCCGACGCCGCGCCGCTCCACGTCCACCGCATCCAGACGCTCGCCACCCAGGGTTTCTACGACGGCCAGATCTTCCACCGCGTCATTCCCGGCTTCATGGCGCAGGGCGGTGACCCGCAGGGCACCGGCATGGGCGGCTCGGACCTGCCCGACCTGCCGGCCGAATTCTCGACCCTGCCGCACCTTCGCGGCGTCTTCGCCATGGCCCGCGCCGAGGATGTGAACAGCGCCAACAGCCAGTTCTACATCATGCTCGCGCCCAAGTTCGCGCTCGACGAGAATTACACCGTCGTCGGCCGCGTGAAGCGCGGCATGAACACCGTCGACACCATCAACACCGGCGAACCGCCCGCCAACCCGACGAAGATCATGTCGGCGCGCATTGGCGGCCCGCTGCCCGCCGCGCCCGCCGTTGCAGCGACCGTCGAAGCCGCCGCCGAAGAGCAGCCCGA harbors:
- a CDS encoding peptidylprolyl isomerase; its protein translation is MFKSLGKVSLGLTAIALAASPAAAQDRSKIESELPALSHGRVPAEIAQDPANTLTFTLDNGGIIDIQLRPDAAPLHVHRIQTLATQGFYDGQIFHRVIPGFMAQGGDPQGTGMGGSDLPDLPAEFSTLPHLRGVFAMARAEDVNSANSQFYIMLAPKFALDENYTVVGRVKRGMNTVDTINTGEPPANPTKIMSARIGGPLPAAPAVAATVEAAAEEQPEG